Genomic window (Tetrapisispora phaffii CBS 4417 chromosome 15, complete genome):
agaagacaCATCTATGAAGATGTGCAATGATTGTAATCCTAAAGTTTTAGAAGTATGTTGTGAATTTGAACATaataaaacagaaaatCTTCGGGACAATTCGCTTAATCCAACAGACTTTATAGAATCTAGAAATCATGATAGTGTTAATGGAAAATCGataaaaagagaaaaatcCATGGGATCTAATAATTTGGATTTAGATATTTATACGGAATCATTGAATCTCTTAAATAAAGACAAATTGGATCCGTTTTTTGATACAAGatcaattaatgattttaatgcGGATAATCACTTAATAAAGCAGAAAACTATGGAGAACATCTCCATACCCGATCTAAGCTGCAATCTGACCTGTGAAACTGCTTGCacatttcaaaataagAATGATGCTTATAACAATAATGTTTACCTGGACACTACGAAAGTCAGAGAAAATTATGAAGAGTTATATCCAAATATAACTAAACCTCTTGGATCAACGGACTTACATAAGAAAGATTGCCACGACCACATAGTAAACTCGGAAGCTGACTTGAAAATACTTCAAGATTTATGTGACATATCTTCTATTTATAGTTTACCATTTACAAAACACTCCATGCATGACTCAGAAAATGACCATCATCAATATGAGCAcacaaaagaagaattggAGAATCATTACCACTCTAGTCACCATGAGCATCATCACCACTTTGTTAATTTCCACTCTCATTCCTTATTAAAAGAAGGAAGGAATGATTTGATTGAAAATAACAACGGTATACGTTcacaatataataactttagacaaataaatcaattcCTTCCAGGGAAACCTCAAAACAAAGATCATTTAAGTTATGAAAGGCTTAAAAGTTGGCCGAACGCAGTTAATCCATCTACATTTCATCATCACGTACAAAACTACAACCTTCAACCTAATGATGATAGTGAAAGTGATATAATCAATAGCGATACAATAAAAACAGCATCAGAACTAAGtacaattgattttaattggAACTTTAATACCCCGTCTGAATCAAAGTATTATTCTATTCAATGCAAATGGAATAATTGTGGTGAGACCTTCGCTAGTCTTGTCGATTTACAAAAGCATTTAATATACGAACATGTATCAAAGGAagattatcaaaatatatcgTTGGATAAAGATGAAGTTATTTGTAACTGGAAGGATTGCGAGTTTGAAGGTGAGGATATTTGTTCTTTATTAAGCCATATAAACAGGAAACATGGTATTAATTTTGACatgaaatttattaacCTGTACGACAcagaagataaaaaaaaaaataaaggtAATAGTAACTCACCTAATAGTCTCAATATACCCACCCCAACTTCAACCTCTATTGAATATAGCTCTCCTAATGGTAAAAATGATTCTTTATGTAAATGGGATAAGTGTGGGAAATTGTTCGAAAATGAAGAGATGCTTAACAATCATGTTGAAAAAACCCATTTATTATCTAGACAATCAGAGTATTACTGTAAATGGGAAAACTGTGATCGTAGATTTACTCAGAAACAGAAATTAGTAAGGCATCTCAGAGTTCATACCCATTATAAACCTTTCACATGCAAAACTTGTGGTAAAAACTTCTCCAATCAAGAAATACTAATTCAACATCAAAGAGTTCATTCGGGGGAAAAACCTTATAAATGTGATATGTGTGGAAATTCTTTTTCCAGTGCTAGCTCATTGAAAGTACATAAAAGAACACACACTGGTGAAAAACCATTATCATGTAACGTTTGCGGAAAAAGattcaattcttcttcaaacTTAAGCAAACATGTTAAGACTCATAAAAAGCAGTATAAATGTCCAAAGTGTCTGAAGAGTTACGACAGTGAAGTGAAGTTGATATCACATGCTAAAAGATGCAAATGATAATCTTTCGAGTTTGAACGTATTGACGGTGTATAGCACACGTTGAagtatttatttctttatcGCGCTCTCAATTAAAATGCATAAAACTGCAATTATCCGCATAGTGATTTATtgttgaatataataaatatactcatatatatgtttaaaTTAAGTGAACgctataaaatattaaaatattatttatcaagaaaactattctatatatatgcttTTAACAATCTTAATCTTTCAACAGCTCTTTCTAGATATTCGTCATCTTTACAAACTGCAAATCTTAGTAAATTTTCAGCTGCTTTTTCATGCTCTTTAATATAAAACTCTGTTGGAGGTATTGCAACAACTCctaattcattaattaaCCAATTTGAAATACGGAAATCTTTACccttatttattatttcctCTGGAAATTTATAATCTTCTGGAATTTTGACTCTAGAAAAGTCAACAAGTAAAAAATATGTACCCTCTGCTTCTGTGTATGGTAATCctaattcatcaaatacactagtgaaaattttatatttcttaaCATATTCATTTCTCatgttttcaaaataacCATTCCTTAGTGCAATATTGATCGATTCTGCGCATGCTTCTTGAATAGGAGAAGGAGAAGCAAAACAAATTCTTGTATGCGCTTTAGAtgcaaaatttaataattctggGTTCAATGATACCACCCAGCCAATTCTCCAACCTGTTGCAGCAAATGTTTTCCCTGCAGAACCAACTGATAAAGTTAATTGACCAATCTCTGGCGATAAGGTAGCAATTCTGGTAAATTCATCCACAAAGTataaattatcatataCTTCGTCagaaataatgataacatTGTGTTTAACACAAATATCGCCTATTCTCTTCAGTTCTTCTCTTGTAAAAACTTTACCAATTGGATTGTGTGGTGTGTTAATTATAATTGCTTTTGTTTTATTGGTAATCACATTTTCGAATTGTTCAAAATCCAAAGTCCATTCAGTACCTTTGGTGACTCTTTTATCCAAATCCTTTGGTGGATTAATTGGAACGTAAACGACCTTACCACCacataattcaatatttggaATGTATTGATCAAAGAATGGTTCGAAAACAATAACTTCATCATTTTGATTTAGAATACCCATCAAACAAGCCAATATACCTTCATTTGCCCCAGTTGTGACCAGTACATTTTCTGGCTTCAAAGTTAGTTTGTAAAGTGGAGAATATAGATCTGTTAAAGACTTAATTAAAGTTGGTCGACCTCTAGTTGGAGAGTATTGATTTACCAATGGTTCTTCGACAGCCTTTTGTAAAGCTTCAATTGCAAATTTTGGAGGAGAATAGGAGAAAAAGCCTTGTCCTAAATTCACCAATCCTCTGTCCTTATTTTTGGAATTAGTGCTTGCAAGAGCAGCAGTTTCATTCGTTAAACTCCAAACatctttgaaattattttgtgTAAAATAGTTATTAGGAGTGAAATTAAGTTTAGAAGTAGTCATTGTTTTTAAGGATCTCGCAAATCGCAGTGACATTAATAGAACTTTCCAAACCTCAATTGAGTATAAATCTATCAGACATATTGCCAATTGGATATTCCAGTCAATTATATCTCTTTTGACTTCTTATCTCTTTTATATACTTATTAATTTGTAGTCATCCTCGTGTCTCATTATTAACTCAAAATACTGTGGCGTCATAAATTAGAATATCACCACCTGAAAAGTTGTTTAATCACGTGACTTGATAAACTATAACTAAATAGTGAAGTCACTCCATAACAGAGCCTTCGTCCATTAACGTTGCAGCTTTAATTGAAAgcattttatatttatttgatatattttgttgtGTCCAGCTGCTTATTCATAGCTACTACAAAATTACAGTTCAATGTATATGTAGAGATATATACTACGTAAAATACCAACAAATAAGCGTATGCATGGCATCctgaattattgaaaaacagGGAACCGTAAGTGGGTTTGACTCGAGTCAATGTGCTTATATTAAGCCAGATGCAGACGACAGTTCTGCATTACAGTCCTCAATAATCTTTGCATCTC
Coding sequences:
- the ZAP1 gene encoding Zap1p (similar to Saccharomyces cerevisiae ZAP1 (YJL056C); ancestral locus Anc_1.326) translates to MKDLVMAGNGVLHGHIHKLNNLTYIHGHIHHTKENDVKAESDYYSNDNNTETTGIERSSSDIEGANTRVDTINSFLEEDNGVCGLNKNFIDCKHFEFINYDTEYSKLNNINNSTVNSNWASQLFNDQLVMPPNKRRKFEEIKEEEDTSMKMCNDCNPKVLEVCCEFEHNKTENLRDNSLNPTDFIESRNHDSVNGKSIKREKSMGSNNLDLDIYTESLNLLNKDKLDPFFDTRSINDFNADNHLIKQKTMENISIPDLSCNLTCETACTFQNKNDAYNNNVYLDTTKVRENYEELYPNITKPLGSTDLHKKDCHDHIVNSEADLKILQDLCDISSIYSLPFTKHSMHDSENDHHQYEHTKEELENHYHSSHHEHHHHFVNFHSHSLLKEGRNDLIENNNGIRSQYNNFRQINQFLPGKPQNKDHLSYERLKSWPNAVNPSTFHHHVQNYNLQPNDDSESDIINSDTIKTASELSTIDFNWNFNTPSESKYYSIQCKWNNCGETFASLVDLQKHLIYEHVSKEDYQNISLDKDEVICNWKDCEFEGEDICSLLSHINRKHGINFDMKFINLYDTEDKKKNKGNSNSPNSLNIPTPTSTSIEYSSPNGKNDSLCKWDKCGKLFENEEMLNNHVEKTHLLSRQSEYYCKWENCDRRFTQKQKLVRHLRVHTHYKPFTCKTCGKNFSNQEILIQHQRVHSGEKPYKCDMCGNSFSSASSLKVHKRTHTGEKPLSCNVCGKRFNSSSNLSKHVKTHKKQYKCPKCLKSYDSEVKLISHAKRCK
- the BNA3 gene encoding kynurenine--oxoglutarate transaminase (similar to Saccharomyces cerevisiae BNA3 (YJL060W); ancestral locus Anc_1.321), with protein sequence MSLRFARSLKTMTTSKLNFTPNNYFTQNNFKDVWSLTNETAALASTNSKNKDRGLVNLGQGFFSYSPPKFAIEALQKAVEEPLVNQYSPTRGRPTLIKSLTDLYSPLYKLTLKPENVLVTTGANEGILACLMGILNQNDEVIVFEPFFDQYIPNIELCGGKVVYVPINPPKDLDKRVTKGTEWTLDFEQFENVITNKTKAIIINTPHNPIGKVFTREELKRIGDICVKHNVIIISDEVYDNLYFVDEFTRIATLSPEIGQLTLSVGSAGKTFAATGWRIGWVVSLNPELLNFASKAHTRICFASPSPIQEACAESINIALRNGYFENMRNEYVKKYKIFTSVFDELGLPYTEAEGTYFLLVDFSRVKIPEDYKFPEEIINKGKDFRISNWLINELGVVAIPPTEFYIKEHEKAAENLLRFAVCKDDEYLERAVERLRLLKAYI